A region from the Rhinoderma darwinii isolate aRhiDar2 chromosome 2, aRhiDar2.hap1, whole genome shotgun sequence genome encodes:
- the HIKESHI gene encoding protein Hikeshi — translation MFGCLVAGRLVQTDAQQIAEDKFVFNLPDYDSINHVVVFMLGTIPFPERMGGSVYISYPDHSGMPVWQLLGFITNEKPSAIFKISGLKSGEATQHPFGAMSLPQTPSVAQIGISVELLEQLAQQTPVANAAVSTVDSFTQFTQKMLDNFYNFASSFGVTQTQMTPNPTEVFIPSNVVLKWYENFQRRLAQNPFFWKT, via the exons ATGTTCGGCTGCCTGGTGGCGGGGAGGCTG GTGCAGACAGATGCCCAGCAAATAGCAGAGGATAAGTTTGTGTTTAACCTGCCTGACTACGACAGCATTAACCACGTGGTTGTGTTCATGCTCGGAACGATTCCCTTCCCAGAGAGAATGGGGGGTTCTGTGTACATCTCTTACCCTGATCACAGCGGCATGCCCGTCTGGCAGCTACTCGGATTCATCACAAACGAaaaacccagtgccatatttaaaaTCTCCGGCTTGAAGTCTG GAGAAGCGACGCAGCATCCATTTGGAGCGATGAGTTTACCGCAGACGCCTTCGGTAGCACAGATAGGAATCTCTGTGGAGCTATTGGAGCAGTTGGCACAGCAGACCCCGGTAGCCAATGCGGCTGTGTCAACTGTGGACTCCTTCACCCAG TTCACCCAGAAAATGCTGGACAACTTCTATAATTTTGCGTCATCGTTTGGTGTGACTCAGACACAGATGACCCCCAACCCAACAGAAGTCTTCATACCATCCAATGTTGTCCTCAAATG GTACGAGAACTTTCAGCGGCGTCTTGCACAGAACCCGTTTTTCTGGAAGACGTAA